The sequence below is a genomic window from Streptomyces sp. NBC_00289.
GGCGTCTTCGACACGCATTCGGCAGAGGGGCGGACGACGCGTGTCTGCTGAAGCCACACGCCCAGGGTATCCGCCTGAACATGCTTGCTCTGATTGCCTACCGCTCGTACGACGGCGCAACGACCGTGTGGGCCTTCGTCGTTGCCATCCTCATCGTGCTGGTGGCGGGTTGGTACATCCGACGCCGAAGGTAAGTCCGACACCCGATTTAAGAGTTCGATCATGGGGCCGTGCGGCCTGCTCCGCGCCCGCGACGCTGAGGGTTGGTGGTGCCCCCCTGCGGCCGTTCCAGTCCGTTGCCGTCCAGGGGTGTTGATGTCATCCGCTGATGTCACGTCGCGGAGGGCCGGCGCGCTGCCAGTCGCCGCAGCCTGCGGCGGCGCTGTCCCGCTGTGCCCTGCTGAGCTCTCACGATGGCGACCGTCTGCGGATCACTGATCAGGTCGTAGTCGTACATCAAAAGCGCGTCGTCGTCCTCGGCGAGCAGGCATCGCAACGTGTCGATGTGACGCTCAGGGCTAGTGAGTAACCGCTTCGACTCCAGCCAGGCGGCCAGACCACCATCGTCTTCCAGCACGGAACCACCGTAGTCAGCCGGCCCGGCATCGTCGCCCCAGTTCTCCGGGTGCAGACATAACGCGTCCAGGGTGGCAGATCATCGCCGGGGGCCCAGGCCAGAGCGGGGTGGGAGGGGGACCCCTGCGCGTCGTCTGTCGGCGTCGGTCGGCCTCGGACGGCCCAGGGACGGCCCAGGACTCAGTCGGCCTCGACCGGCCGTGCCCAGGCAGCGGTGCCACCGTCCGTCACTCCATCTGCACGGGAGCAACCGGGAGCTGTTCCCTGTAGGGCCAGGTGAAAGTGCGATCGGGCTCGAGGTGCGCGTCCCCCCAGTGGATGGCATGGATGCCGTTCTCGGCGTCGGCCGTGAAGAACACACAGACCAGCCTGGTGGAAGCTCCCAGCTCCTCGAACACTTCGTGCAGCCCCAGGTACTCCTCGGTCGCCAGGTCCTCATCGACATCGAACAGGCCTTCCGGAGGCTGCGGCCCGTGCGCCCTGAACAGCCGATGCCGAGTAGGCGATGCGTTGGCCGGCAACCGGGCTCGATCCAGGGGCTTCGGCCTGTCCGCGTACCGGAAGGGGAAGAGTGCGTGATCATTGATCACCGCATACTCGTACCCCCGCACGTCGCGCACGGCTTCCCCCAGCTCTCGCGCCGTCTCCGCCAGGTTCTCGCGCACCACCCCAGCGAGGGCGACACCGTACGGACTCCGCTTCTTCAGTCCCGCGGCGAGGTGCGCGGCGTGAGCCTTCCCGTGCGCCTTGGCCAGTTGCACCGGGACCGCAGCGGCAAGTGCGCCAGCGTGCCGCCCAAACCGCTCGATGGCCCAGGCCGACGGCCCTACCGGATAGCCACCCAACACCGACATGCAGTGCTCCCCTCCCCCAGGTCCGGCCCACTGAACTGTGTGACACGTACACGAAGGGCGCACAAGGGGGCGATCTGGCCAGGGCGTCCAACGCACGCTCGTCTCTCAGACCATCCACAACTGATCACCGGCGGCCGTGACCTGCGGCTGCGCTATGGATCAACGCCCTGACCTGCTGCTGAGCTGTCGGTAGCTGTCGACGTTGGTCAACGTTGAGCGCCCTTCCGCGGCCCGAGGGCGGCCCGGGAGGGCGCTCGTGCGTGAGTGTCCGCCGTCGCTTCTCGTCCTGCTCACAGTGCGTTGCCGTCCTGCGTAGTCAATCATTCGTTGACGAGCTTGCAATCCTTGGCCGAGACGTTCGGGGCCCTCACCTGTGACGTTGCGGGCTGAGGGGGCCTTATAGGCTCGGATAACATTTTCCTGTGCTGCGGCCCCTTCTTTTGCGAGTGCCACTATTGCTTAGTCGGTAGCGGTGTTCCGTGAAGGAAAAGGGGTGGAACTGCTAATGCGAAACTCTCGATACGGGAAAATGATGGCCCTCGCGCGCGTTCTGGATGTGAGGATGTTCGTTCAAATCGGGTTACTCATCGCTTGTTCGCAATTCGTCAGTCCAGAGCAGATGACGGCTGTGTCAGGGATGCTCCTGTTGATCCAACAAGCCTCCGTTCGCGGAGGGGGCGCGGGCGCGTCTAGTTCTCGTCCTCAGGATCCTGCGCTACTTCCTCCGGAAGGTCTGCATCAAACGCAATCCAGCGGAATGCCAGGTTCAGGTTCATGAGGTGGTTCTCATGCCTGTCCTGGGCATCTGCGACGTACCCGAAGCGCGCCTGACGGCGGCGATTCATATGATTCTGCTCGGCTTCTCCCTTGCCTCCGGCGAGGCGAATGAAGCGCTGCTCTGCGGATTGCCTGCTTCGCATGGCCATGGCATCGGCTATCTCGCGAAACGTGATCCCTCGACGTCGAGCCTCTCGGAGCAGCCGCTCCTCTGAAGCCTCCACGAGTACCTGCATTTCAGCCACTAGAGTCAGAGCGTCTAGCATGTCCTGATCTGTTCTGCGCGTTCCGCGGGACGGATGCGACATGATGGAGATGAATGCGGCGACGTCGATCATAAAGTGCCGCGCCTCTTGGAATTTCTTTTCGTGTCGCTTGGAGAGTCGAATGCAGGCGCGCACTGCTTTATGAGGTAGCCAGGTATGCCGGTCCATTCTTTTCTGATCGCGAGGAGCCATAAGGCAACTCTAGATCCGTTGGGTGGGGCGGGAGTCTGGTTCCGAGAAGGTCGGTGGAACGGCTTTGGGCTGGAGCTGCTTTGGGGCGAGTGATCATGGCCCCGTAAGCTTCCGGCGCGTCGGGCAGTCTGTGGACCTGCCCGTTAAAGCACGACGTTGGGGCCATGATCTTAGAGGCTCGCCCCAAAGTGGCTGCCTAAAGCCGTGGAGCCGACCGCCCCAGCCACAGAGGGTGTCTCCCACTTCATGCCCGCAGCTCGCCAGCGCGCCGCCGGGCGCGGCCAGCCGGGGCGCAGACAGGAGGCAGGCCGCGCCGCAGAGGCGGCGCGCGCCCGCGCCGTGCGCGGGCCTTGATGAAGTAGGGAAAGTTCTACCGCGCTGCGATCAGGCTCTTGCCGTCATGGCTCCGCACGTGAGGCCCGTTGCCGTCCAAGGCGTCCAGGAGCCGGATGGCGAAGACCTCGGCCATGCGTTCGCTGACCTCTTCGGGCGTGAGCCAGTCGACCTCGGTTGATTCGCTGGAGGTGCGCTCTGTGCCGCCTGAAGGCTTGCAGCGGAAGACAAGGGCGACGATGCCCCGGGTGGTGTTCTTGTAGACCCCGGTGAGCTGGTCCACCTCGACGTGGATGCCCGTCTCTTCCAAGACTTCGCGGGCGACGCCGGCCTCGGGGGTCTCGTTGAGTTCGAGTACGCCGCCGGGAAGTTCCCAAGTGCCGTTGTCCGCGCGGCGGATCGCCAGGAGTCGGCCGTCCTCGCCGATGACCACTCCGGCCACGGACACGGAGTGGAGCGGCGTTGACTCGCCTTCCTGGGCACTGTTACTCATGTGCAGGAGCATAGGAGGAAGAGAAGGACTATGGGAACAGCAGTAGGAGGTGAGCGGTCCGTACCTCGCTACGTACAGATCGCAGACGAGATCGTGCAGCAGATCCGGGCCGGTGTCATCAAGCCCGGCGACATGGTGCCCAGTGAGTCCGAGCTGGTGGACCGCTACGGCGTATCAGGCGGCACGATCCGTAAGGCCATGGTCGAGGTGCGTGCGAGCGGGCTGGTCGAGACACGGCACGGCAAGGGCTCGATCGTGAAGGATCGGCCGCCCGTGCGCCATCGGTCCTCCGACCGCTTCCGGCGTTCACTTCGGCAGGGTGGCAAAGCTGCCTATCTCGCCGAGTCTGCGCAGTCCGGCGCCACGGCCAAGGTGAGCGTCCTCTACATCGGCCCAATGGAGGCCCCGGAGGATGCTGCGGAGCGCTTGGGCGTCCCCGCCGGCACTCAGGTGCTCGCCCGGCGACGCCTCTACTTCCGTAACGGCACGCCCGTCGAGACGGCGACGTCGTACCTCCCGTGGGACGTCGTGAAGGACATCCCTGAGCTGTTCGCCGAGAACCCCGGCGGTGGCGGCATCTACGCCCGACTCGAAGACCACGGGCACGAGTTCGAGGAGTTCGTCGAGACCCTGCAAGGGCGGCCGGCCTCCAAGGCGGAGTCCTCGGAGCTGGCTCTCAGCCCCGGCGCCCCCGTCATCCACCTGATCCGTGAAGCACGTACGACCGAGGGACGCGTGGTCGAGGTCTGTGACACGCTCATGGCCGCTGACCAGTTCGTTTTCGAGTACCGGATCCCCGCCCTCGACTGACGCATCCTCAACTCCCCTCAGCCCGTCGCGACTTCTTCTTCGCGGCGGGTTGACTCATGTACAGGAGTCATGCACTCTTCTTCATGTCACTCATGTACATAAGTGACGGAGTCCAGCCTCTATAGAGGAGTGAATCGCTGTGCGTCAGATTCCCGTAGACACGTCCGCCGCGACCGTGATGGTCGCCAAGGCTCCGCAGCCCAAGGTCAAGGACCGCCGTACCGGTGAGATCGCCCTCGACAAGGACGGCGTCACGCTGATGACGGTGGAGGTCATGTTCTCCACGCCGGATGAGGTGGAGATCCTCAAGCTCACCGTTCCGCAGCCGGGCGTCTCCGAGGACCTGGCGATGGGGACTCCGGTCGCGCTGACCGGTCTGGTCGCCTCGGCGTGGGAGAACGAGTTCAACGGCCAGAAGCGCCACGGGATCGCCTTCCGGGCGGTCGCCGTGACCTCGCTTGTCGCCGCTGCCTCGAAGCCGAAGGCTGCCTGATCATGACCTGGTTCATGGTCGCGCTGGTGCTGGTCGTCGCTGCTGCGGGTCTTCTGCGGTGGCGGCGCCCCGCCTGGTACTGGCTGACCTTCGGCGTCACCCTCGCCGGGCTGCGGGTCCTGGTCCGCTACTCCTCCGTCATGGACGCCTGCGGGCTGACGGTCCCGCCCTCCCGCTGGCGCCTGGCTCTCGCCCGGATAGGCAACCGGCCGGCGCCCGGCCCCCGGGCCCCCCGCATCCTGCGGCTGCGCCCCACCCGCACGGGCCTGGTCCTGCGGCTCAAGCTCCGACCCGGTCAGGACGCCTTCGACGTCGCGGCGGCCTCCGACCGGCTGCGCCACTCCTTCGGCCTGTACGGCGTCACCTCGCGTGAACTGCGCTCCGGTGTGGTCGAGGTGAGGATGACCGGCTACGACGTCCTCAAGCGGGTCCAGATGCCTGCCAGGACCGACACCCGCCCGATGCGGGTCCCGGTCGCCCTGCGGGAGGACGGCTCGGTCCACTACCGCGACTACCGGACGGTCCCGCACGGGCTGACCCTTGGCGCCACGGAGTCGGGGAAGTCCGTCTTCCAGCGCAACCTGGTCGTCGGGCTGGCCCCGCTGGATGTCGCGCTGGTGGGCATCGACTGCAAGCAGGGCGTCGAGCTGTTCCCGCTGGCCCGCCGCTTCTCCGCGCTCGCCGACAACCCGGACACCGCCGTCGACCTCCTGGAGGCCCTCGTCACGCACATGGAGGGCGTCTACCAGATGATCCGGGCCGAGCAGCGGATCACGGTGGACGTGCCGGACGCGGAGATCGCCGCCGACATTTGGGACCTGCCCGACCACCTGCGCCCGGTCCCGGTCGTGGTCCTGGTCGATGAGGTCGCCGAACTCGCCCTGTTCGCCACCAAGGAGGAGGAGAAGCGGCGCGACCGCATCATCACCGCCCTGGTCCGCCTCGCCCAGCTCGGCCGGGCCGCCGGCATCTACCTCGAAATCTGCGGGCAGCGCTTCGGCTCCGAACTCGGCAAGGGCATCACCATGCTCCGCGCCCAGCTCACGGGCCGTACCGCGCATCGCGTCAACGACGAATCCTCCGCCAACATGGCCTTCGGCGACATCTCCCCGGACGCCGTCCTCGCCGCCATCCAAATCCCGACGGACACCCCCGGCATCGCCGTGACCGGTGACTCCTCCGGTGGCTGGGCCCGTATCCGTGCCCCGCACACCTCGCTGCGCGAGGCCGTGAATATCTGCAACAAGCATGCGGAGCGCACCCCGGACCTGCCCGCCCTGGCGGCCTTCCGGCCCGCGCTCGCCCCGCTGGCTCCGGCCCGGGTGCCGCTGTCCAAGACAGCCCCCGCCACCGCCTGACCCTTCCCCGCACCCCCGGTCGGCGTGACCGCCTTCGCGCCAGGTCCCTACCCCCGCCATGTCTGCAGAAGGGAGGAAGCCCCGTCATGTGCCCGCACTGCGAGGACTTCGCCCGCACCGTCCTGATGCTCGGTCAGCTCGCTCTCTACGGTGACACCGCCGGAGCCGACGCCTACTTCATCGAGATCGTCGGTACGTCTCTGGCCGCGTCCCTGCCGGAGCCGCCGCCGGGGACGTTCCCGCCCGGCTACGACCCCAGCGACGGCCCGCCCTACCCGGGTGAGGGGTTCTGATGGCCCGCCCCGCCCTGCGCGTGGACGCGGTGTTGGTCCAGGCCGTCATTGCCGGGGCCCTGTCCTTCGCCCACCTCCACGATCTGGCCGCCGCTGCCGGACAGGACGGCTGGAAAGCCTGGGCCTACCCCGTGTCCGTGGATCTGCTCCTGGTCGCCTCCTGGCGGCGGCTGCGGAGCGATGGCCCGTCCCGGCTGGCCTGGTGCTGGTTCCTGATTGCCTTGGTGGCCTCGCTCGGCGCCAACGTCGCCACCGCCGGACTCCTCGACCTCCACCACGTCCCGGCCTGGCTGAGCATCCTCGTCGCCGCCTGGCCCGCGCTGGCCTTCATGGGCGGCACTCTCCTCGCCCACTCCACCACCGACCACCCGGCGGCAGAAGTGCCTGCCACCACCGCCGCACCCGTACCGGTCACCGCGCATGAGCCGGAAGCCATCCCGGATGCGCTGACCGAGGCCGGAGACCTCGCCGCGCTCCCGGCCGCCGAACCTGTCACGACGCCACAACCCGCCCCGGCTACACCCGCTACTCCTGTTCCGCCGGTCCCGGCCGCGCTGGTCGATCACGCCCGCAAGGTCGCCGCCGACCACCAGACCCGTACCGGGAGCCGGATCGACGCCGACACCCTGCGCGCCCGCCTCGGCGTCCCGCCGCAGCTGGCCGACGCCATCGCCGCCCAGCTCGCCTGAAACCGGAAGGAAGCAAGACCCATGACACGTGACCCCGCTGACCTGACCGTCTCCGACTACCTCGACGGTGCCCGCGAAATGGTCGCTGCCGACCGGCCCTACCTCGCGTATCTGCTCGCCGAGGAAGCCGCCCAGCGCACCGCCGACCCGGCCACCGCCGCCGGCATTCGCGCCAGCTTCCCCGACCCGGTGACCACCCGAACGGAGCGCGACTGACATGCCTGCCCGCGACCACTTCCACTCCGTCATGCGGATCGGCCCGGTACAGATCGGCACCCACCGCGACCGCCACGGCCACACCAAGCACGCCGCCGTGTGCACCAACGACCGCTGCGGCTGGTCGGCCGACTACACCAGCCAGAGCGCCGCTCAGCTCGCCGCCCGCACCCACCGCTGCCGCGTCCGCTAGGAGACACCGCCATGCAGGTCCCGCTCTGGTTCGCCCTCGCCGTCGTCGGCTACCTCGGCTGCAAGCTCATCCGCCCGCCGCTCTGGCTGGTCCTGGTCCTGCTCCTGGGCGGCTACCTCATCGCCGACAGCCTCCTCGCCCCGGTCATCGACACCGCCGTCAAGTAACCGCCTGTGAAGGGAGATCCGCCATGCTCCGCCCGAAGATCCCCGCCAACCCGACGCCGACCGGCGCCGTCGTCCCGCTGCCGACTACACCGACCGCCGTCGACCACCACCAGCCGACCGCCGCCCCGATGGAAGTGCCGGCGTCTTCCCGGCCCACCGTGCAGCTCACCCCGGGCTCGGTGCTCGCCCTGGTCGGTGGCGGCACGGCTGTGGTCCTGGTCGTCGGCACTGTCCTGGTCTCCATGCTCCTGGCGGTCGCCGTCACCGCCGCCTCGATCGCCGTCTGCGCCCTGGTCATCCGCTCGCTCATCACCTCCCAGCACCGCCGCTGAACGGCCCCGGGGCGACGCACAAGCCGCCAAGCACGCCGCCGCTCCCGGGACCGCTCGCGTCAGCCAACCGCCATCGCCAAAGGGAGAAACGCCATGGATCCGCAGACAGCCGCGAGCATCGTGCCGTTACTGGGCTGGGCCGTGCACGGCGGCATCCTCGCCCGCCGCCTCGCCACCGCCCGCCGCGACCCGCTCACCGGCCTGCACACCCGCGCCGGATGGACCGCCCGCGCCGAACGCCTCATCCGCCGGCACCCCACCGCCGCCGTCCTCCTGGTCGACCTCGACCACTTCAAAACCCTGAACGACACCCACGGGCACGCCGCCGGAGACGCCGCCCTCGTCGCCACCGCCGACCGGCTGCGCACCTGGTGCGGACACAACGGCACCGCCGGACGCCTGGGCGGGGATGAGTTCGTGGCCGTGCTCCGGGACCTGGCCGCCGCCGATCTCGAGGCGCTCACCGATTCGCTGCACCGGCCGCTGTCCTACGACGGACTCGCTCTGCCGCTGGCCGCCTCGGTCGGGGCCTGCCTGCTCGCCGATCTGCCGGCGCCTTGCCTGGCGGATGCGCTCGCCGCCGCCGACGCCGCCATGTATGCGGCGAAAGGCCGTGGCCGCCGGGGCTCCCGCACCGCTCTTTGACCGGACACCGGGTGGCGCACAAGCCGCCAAGCACGCCGCCACCCGGGCCGTTCCCTCCAACCGCAATCGAAAGGAACCACCATCATGGCCCACCACACCCCGCCCCCGCCGAGGATCTGCCCGGCCTGCGACGGCTTCGCCTGCGTCGCCATCACCCTCGGCGGCCGTAACGCCAGCGGCCACCTGCACACCATCACCGCGCACTGCCCCGCCTGCCACGGCACCGGCACCACCAACCGCCCCACCCGCACCCGGGAGGGCGCCCGTGCCTGACCAGCTGCTCGACCCGGTCACCCTCGGCGACCTGCTGAGGGTGGCCTCGGCCGACGACTACGACCGCTGGCACGAACAGATCCGCCGCACCGGCGGCTGCTCCGACCCCATCCACCTCACCGGCTGGACCCTCACCAAGGACAAGACAACCGGCGAGACCCTGCACCACTACTCCACCGACAGCG
It includes:
- a CDS encoding NUDIX hydrolase; the encoded protein is MLLHMSNSAQEGESTPLHSVSVAGVVIGEDGRLLAIRRADNGTWELPGGVLELNETPEAGVAREVLEETGIHVEVDQLTGVYKNTTRGIVALVFRCKPSGGTERTSSESTEVDWLTPEEVSERMAEVFAIRLLDALDGNGPHVRSHDGKSLIAAR
- a CDS encoding GntR family transcriptional regulator, translated to MGTAVGGERSVPRYVQIADEIVQQIRAGVIKPGDMVPSESELVDRYGVSGGTIRKAMVEVRASGLVETRHGKGSIVKDRPPVRHRSSDRFRRSLRQGGKAAYLAESAQSGATAKVSVLYIGPMEAPEDAAERLGVPAGTQVLARRRLYFRNGTPVETATSYLPWDVVKDIPELFAENPGGGGIYARLEDHGHEFEEFVETLQGRPASKAESSELALSPGAPVIHLIREARTTEGRVVEVCDTLMAADQFVFEYRIPALD
- a CDS encoding FtsK/SpoIIIE domain-containing protein; the encoded protein is MTWFMVALVLVVAAAGLLRWRRPAWYWLTFGVTLAGLRVLVRYSSVMDACGLTVPPSRWRLALARIGNRPAPGPRAPRILRLRPTRTGLVLRLKLRPGQDAFDVAAASDRLRHSFGLYGVTSRELRSGVVEVRMTGYDVLKRVQMPARTDTRPMRVPVALREDGSVHYRDYRTVPHGLTLGATESGKSVFQRNLVVGLAPLDVALVGIDCKQGVELFPLARRFSALADNPDTAVDLLEALVTHMEGVYQMIRAEQRITVDVPDAEIAADIWDLPDHLRPVPVVVLVDEVAELALFATKEEEKRRDRIITALVRLAQLGRAAGIYLEICGQRFGSELGKGITMLRAQLTGRTAHRVNDESSANMAFGDISPDAVLAAIQIPTDTPGIAVTGDSSGGWARIRAPHTSLREAVNICNKHAERTPDLPALAAFRPALAPLAPARVPLSKTAPATA
- a CDS encoding DUF2637 domain-containing protein, whose protein sequence is MARPALRVDAVLVQAVIAGALSFAHLHDLAAAAGQDGWKAWAYPVSVDLLLVASWRRLRSDGPSRLAWCWFLIALVASLGANVATAGLLDLHHVPAWLSILVAAWPALAFMGGTLLAHSTTDHPAAEVPATTAAPVPVTAHEPEAIPDALTEAGDLAALPAAEPVTTPQPAPATPATPVPPVPAALVDHARKVAADHQTRTGSRIDADTLRARLGVPPQLADAIAAQLA
- a CDS encoding mobile element transfer protein — its product is MPARDHFHSVMRIGPVQIGTHRDRHGHTKHAAVCTNDRCGWSADYTSQSAAQLAARTHRCRVR
- a CDS encoding SpdD-like protein, coding for MLRPKIPANPTPTGAVVPLPTTPTAVDHHQPTAAPMEVPASSRPTVQLTPGSVLALVGGGTAVVLVVGTVLVSMLLAVAVTAASIAVCALVIRSLITSQHRR
- a CDS encoding GGDEF domain-containing protein, with protein sequence MDPQTAASIVPLLGWAVHGGILARRLATARRDPLTGLHTRAGWTARAERLIRRHPTAAVLLVDLDHFKTLNDTHGHAAGDAALVATADRLRTWCGHNGTAGRLGGDEFVAVLRDLAAADLEALTDSLHRPLSYDGLALPLAASVGACLLADLPAPCLADALAAADAAMYAAKGRGRRGSRTAL